One genomic segment of Amycolatopsis sp. WQ 127309 includes these proteins:
- a CDS encoding heme o synthase has protein sequence MSLVNAAHGRSEDTSAVHPTGDRPHGDRRSIRQVVGAYAALAKPRVIELLLVTTIPAMFLAGRQIPSPWLVLATLLGGTMAAGSANALNCVIDADIDKVMNRTKRRPLVKDSVPRRGALIFGLVMGVASAVVLYFTVNLLSAVLAVATILFYIFVYTLGLKRRTSQNVVWGGAAGCMPVVIGWAAVTGTVQWPAFVMFGVIFFWTPPHTWALGMKYRDDYERAGVPMLPVVATAQHVAKQIVIYSWVMVAWTLLLLPVTSWLYGTFAILAGGWFLFYAHSLQAAVRRGEETKPMALFHRSNTYLMIVFVALAVDSAIGLPTLGLPF, from the coding sequence ATCCGCCAGGTCGTCGGCGCCTACGCCGCGCTGGCGAAGCCGCGGGTGATCGAGCTCCTCCTGGTGACCACGATCCCGGCGATGTTCCTGGCCGGCCGTCAGATCCCCTCGCCGTGGCTGGTACTGGCCACGCTGCTGGGCGGGACGATGGCCGCGGGCAGCGCGAACGCGCTCAACTGCGTGATCGACGCGGACATCGACAAGGTGATGAACCGCACGAAGCGGCGTCCCCTGGTGAAGGACTCGGTGCCGCGGCGCGGCGCGCTGATCTTCGGCTTGGTGATGGGCGTCGCCTCGGCCGTGGTGCTCTACTTCACGGTCAACCTGCTGTCGGCTGTGCTGGCCGTGGCCACGATCCTCTTCTACATCTTCGTCTACACGCTCGGCTTGAAGCGGCGCACGTCGCAGAACGTCGTCTGGGGCGGCGCGGCCGGCTGCATGCCGGTGGTCATCGGCTGGGCGGCCGTCACCGGCACCGTCCAGTGGCCGGCGTTCGTGATGTTCGGCGTCATCTTCTTCTGGACCCCGCCGCACACCTGGGCGCTGGGCATGAAGTACCGCGACGACTACGAGCGCGCGGGCGTCCCGATGCTCCCGGTCGTGGCCACCGCCCAGCACGTCGCCAAGCAGATCGTCATCTACTCGTGGGTGATGGTGGCCTGGACGCTGCTGCTGCTCCCGGTGACGTCGTGGCTGTACGGCACGTTCGCGATCCTCGCCGGCGGCTGGTTCCTCTTCTACGCGCACAGCCTCCAGGCCGCGGTCCGCCGCGGCGAGGAGACGAAGCCGATGGCGCTGTTCCACCGTTCGAACACGTATCTGATGATCGTGTTCGTGGCGCTGGCCGTCGACTCGGCCATCGGCCTGCCGACGCTCGGCCTCCCTTTCTGA
- a CDS encoding ATP-binding domain-containing protein — MLLSVSPDDTHAAELAREQAYVTTLYTKLDAERVDAQRRLDETLRLTGGTPQARTERDVATTLYTDRLAQLGSVEQGLAFGRLDFVPGSTEETTYVGRLGLFDEDDDYQPLLVDWRAPVARPFYLATAASPDGVRRRRHLRSLTRKVTGFDDEILDLAAADQGQDLGLAGEAALLAALEQRRTGEMSDIVATIQAEQDRIIRAPLGGVMVVQGGPGTGKTAVALHRAAYLLYTHRQQLTTRGVLVVGPNSTFLRYIGQVLPSLGETGVLLATVGQLYPGLDADGAERRETAEVKGRLVMADVLATAVRDRQRVPDPVLEIEYEHDVLKLDRKTCTEARTRARRSRRPHNPARRLFVSDVLDALTRQASRKLGEDLLDGQDLQDIRAELAADEHIIAALDELWPVLTPEGVLDDLFADRERLDSAARKHLSDADRALLESSRDAAWTPADVPLLDELAELIGVDDTEARVERKRREREDRAYAEGVLDILEQDEEIIDEELLRVSDVLDAELFAERQVERSELTAAQRAAQDRTWTFGHVIVDEAQELSAMDWRLLMRRSPNRSMTLVGDVAQTGAAGGARSWGEVLSPYVEDRWRLEQLTVNYRTPAEIMAVAARVLAEVDAGLSAPSSVRESGVPPWSAHPADLAAELPGLVAAELSAVDGGTVAVLVPASRFDEVSGLLGAFDERLSVLTVERSKGLEFDAVVLVAPDEVVAGSPRGLNDLYVALTRATRRLGVVRTGDEVPALSVLG; from the coding sequence ATGCTCTTGTCCGTCTCGCCGGACGACACACACGCCGCCGAGCTCGCTCGTGAGCAGGCGTACGTCACCACCCTCTACACCAAGCTCGACGCCGAACGCGTCGACGCCCAGCGGCGCCTCGACGAGACGCTGCGGCTGACCGGCGGCACCCCGCAGGCCCGCACCGAACGCGACGTCGCGACCACCCTCTACACCGACCGGCTCGCCCAGCTCGGCTCCGTCGAGCAGGGCCTCGCCTTCGGGCGGCTCGACTTCGTGCCCGGCAGCACGGAGGAGACCACCTACGTCGGCCGCCTCGGGCTGTTCGACGAGGACGACGACTACCAGCCGCTGCTGGTCGACTGGCGCGCGCCCGTCGCGCGGCCCTTCTACCTCGCCACCGCCGCGTCGCCCGACGGGGTACGCCGGCGGCGGCACCTGCGGTCGCTGACCCGCAAGGTCACCGGCTTCGACGACGAGATCCTCGACCTCGCCGCCGCCGACCAGGGGCAGGACCTCGGGCTCGCCGGCGAAGCCGCGCTGCTCGCCGCGCTCGAACAGCGGCGCACGGGTGAGATGAGCGACATCGTCGCGACCATCCAGGCCGAGCAGGACCGGATCATCCGCGCGCCGCTCGGCGGGGTCATGGTCGTGCAGGGCGGGCCGGGCACCGGCAAGACCGCCGTCGCGCTGCACCGCGCCGCCTACCTGCTCTACACCCACCGCCAGCAGCTCACGACCCGCGGCGTGCTCGTCGTCGGGCCGAACAGCACGTTCCTGCGCTACATCGGCCAGGTGCTGCCGTCGCTGGGCGAGACGGGTGTGCTGCTCGCCACCGTCGGGCAGCTCTACCCGGGCCTGGACGCCGACGGCGCCGAGCGGCGCGAGACCGCGGAGGTCAAGGGCCGGCTGGTCATGGCCGACGTCCTCGCCACCGCCGTCCGCGACCGCCAGCGCGTGCCCGACCCGGTGCTGGAGATCGAGTACGAGCACGACGTCCTCAAGCTCGACCGCAAGACCTGCACCGAGGCCCGGACCCGCGCCCGGCGCTCGCGGCGCCCGCACAACCCGGCGCGGCGCCTGTTCGTCTCCGACGTCCTCGACGCCCTGACCCGCCAGGCCTCGCGGAAGCTGGGGGAGGACCTCCTGGACGGTCAGGACCTGCAGGACATCCGCGCCGAGCTGGCCGCGGACGAGCACATCATCGCCGCGCTGGACGAGCTGTGGCCCGTGCTGACCCCGGAAGGCGTGCTCGACGACCTGTTCGCCGACCGCGAACGCCTCGACAGCGCCGCCCGGAAGCACCTGTCCGACGCCGACCGCGCGCTGCTGGAGAGCAGCCGCGACGCCGCGTGGACGCCCGCCGACGTCCCGCTGCTCGACGAGCTGGCCGAGCTGATCGGCGTCGACGACACCGAGGCCCGCGTCGAGCGCAAACGCCGTGAGCGCGAGGACCGCGCGTACGCCGAGGGCGTGCTCGACATCCTCGAGCAGGACGAGGAGATCATCGACGAGGAGCTGCTGCGCGTCTCGGACGTCCTGGACGCCGAGCTGTTCGCCGAACGCCAGGTGGAGCGCAGCGAGCTGACCGCGGCCCAGCGCGCGGCGCAGGACCGGACCTGGACGTTCGGGCACGTGATCGTCGACGAGGCCCAGGAACTGTCCGCGATGGACTGGCGGCTGCTCATGCGGCGCTCACCCAACCGGTCGATGACGCTCGTGGGCGACGTCGCGCAGACCGGCGCCGCGGGTGGCGCGCGGTCGTGGGGCGAGGTGCTCTCGCCGTACGTCGAGGACCGGTGGCGGCTCGAGCAGCTGACCGTCAACTACCGCACGCCCGCCGAGATCATGGCGGTCGCGGCGCGGGTGCTGGCCGAGGTCGACGCGGGCCTGAGCGCGCCGTCGTCGGTGCGGGAGAGCGGCGTCCCGCCGTGGTCCGCGCACCCGGCCGACCTCGCGGCGGAGCTGCCGGGTCTGGTGGCCGCGGAGCTGTCCGCAGTGGACGGTGGCACGGTCGCGGTGCTGGTGCCCGCGAGCCGGTTCGACGAGGTTTCGGGCCTGCTCGGCGCCTTCGACGAACGGCTGAGCGTGCTGACGGTCGAGCGGTCCAAGGGCCTGGAGTTCGACGCCGTGGTGCTGGTCGCGCCGGACGAGGTCGTCGCGGGTTCGCCGCGCGGGCTCAACGACCTGTACGTGGCCCTGACGCGGGCGACCCGGCGACTCGGTGTGGTCCGGACCGGTGACGAAGTACCGGCACTCTCCGTGCTTGGCTAG
- a CDS encoding FKBP-type peptidyl-prolyl cis-trans isomerase translates to MQKIGKIVVVAAAALSLAACGQDTKTQTAAPAGPPVPSSSAAQAPQSKGRECTADDVKSTGKFGEAPTITIPDDCDPPKKLITKDLSDGTGNGAKAGQDLKMNYTLVTWSNKQKLDSSFDRGEPFDLQLGAGQVIPGWDQGLVGIKQGARRLLIIPPDLGYGQGGQGIQPNETLVFVTDAVSVPAS, encoded by the coding sequence ATGCAGAAAATCGGGAAGATCGTGGTCGTCGCCGCGGCGGCGCTGTCGCTGGCCGCGTGCGGCCAGGACACCAAGACCCAGACGGCCGCACCGGCGGGGCCGCCCGTTCCGTCGTCGTCGGCCGCGCAGGCGCCCCAGAGCAAGGGCCGCGAGTGCACCGCCGACGACGTCAAGTCGACGGGCAAGTTCGGCGAAGCGCCGACGATCACCATCCCCGACGACTGCGACCCGCCGAAGAAGCTGATCACGAAGGACCTGTCCGACGGCACCGGCAACGGCGCGAAGGCCGGCCAGGACCTGAAGATGAACTACACGCTGGTGACCTGGTCGAACAAGCAGAAGCTGGACAGCTCGTTCGACCGCGGCGAGCCGTTCGACCTGCAGCTGGGTGCGGGCCAGGTGATCCCGGGCTGGGACCAGGGCCTGGTCGGCATCAAGCAGGGCGCCCGCCGGCTGCTGATCATCCCGCCGGACCTCGGTTACGGCCAGGGCGGCCAGGGCATCCAGCCGAACGAGACGCTGGTGTTCGTCACGGATGCGGTCTCGGTCCCGGCCTCGTAG
- a CDS encoding cold shock domain-containing protein — translation MARRSRLGVVEAPGFDDPVWVHYSMVDPGSRGVGPGGFRQLTVGAEVEFTVERAEQDGFHWRAVRITE, via the coding sequence ATGGCACGTCGATCACGGCTGGGGGTCGTCGAAGCACCGGGCTTCGACGACCCCGTCTGGGTGCACTATTCGATGGTCGACCCCGGCAGCCGCGGCGTCGGGCCGGGTGGGTTCCGGCAGCTGACCGTGGGCGCCGAGGTCGAGTTCACCGTCGAGCGCGCCGAGCAGGACGGGTTCCACTGGCGCGCGGTCCGGATCACGGAATGA
- a CDS encoding quinone oxidoreductase produces the protein MPTAVQVTKTGGPEVLEPAEVDVAAPGAGELLVDVAAAGVNYIDTYQRQGIYPMELPFVPGLEGAGTVAEVGPDVDGFAVGDRVAWQGSLGSYAARKLLPAPVAVKVPEGVSLETAAATMLQGVTAHYLVASTFEVKAGHDVLVHAAAGGVGLLLVQLAKARGARVFGTVSTEEKAKLAREAGADEVIRYDRDDFAKAVRDLTGGEGVDVVYDGVGKDTFDASLASLKVRGLLALFGAASGPVPEFDPQRLNSGGSLYLTRPTSVHYVRTREELDWRAKELFDAVLAGDLTVRIGGTYPLADAQRAHEDLQGRRTTGKVLLIP, from the coding sequence ATGCCCACCGCAGTGCAGGTGACGAAGACCGGCGGCCCGGAAGTGCTCGAACCGGCCGAAGTGGACGTCGCGGCCCCCGGCGCCGGCGAGCTGCTGGTCGACGTCGCCGCGGCCGGGGTGAACTACATCGACACCTACCAGCGCCAGGGCATCTATCCGATGGAGCTGCCGTTCGTGCCGGGCCTGGAGGGCGCGGGCACGGTCGCCGAGGTCGGCCCGGACGTCGACGGCTTCGCGGTCGGCGACCGCGTGGCCTGGCAGGGCTCACTGGGCAGCTACGCCGCCCGCAAGCTGCTTCCGGCGCCGGTGGCGGTGAAGGTGCCCGAGGGCGTCTCCCTCGAGACGGCCGCGGCGACCATGCTGCAGGGCGTCACGGCCCACTACCTGGTCGCGTCGACGTTCGAGGTGAAGGCGGGCCACGACGTGCTGGTGCACGCGGCCGCCGGCGGCGTCGGCCTGCTGCTGGTGCAGCTGGCGAAGGCGCGCGGGGCCCGGGTCTTCGGCACGGTGTCGACCGAGGAGAAGGCGAAGCTCGCGCGTGAAGCCGGCGCCGACGAGGTGATCCGCTACGACCGCGACGACTTCGCGAAGGCGGTCCGCGACCTGACCGGCGGCGAAGGCGTGGACGTCGTCTACGACGGCGTCGGCAAGGACACGTTCGACGCCAGCCTGGCGAGCCTGAAGGTCCGCGGCCTGCTCGCGCTGTTCGGCGCGGCCAGCGGCCCGGTGCCGGAGTTCGACCCCCAGCGCCTCAACTCGGGCGGCTCGCTGTACCTGACCCGCCCGACGTCGGTGCACTACGTCCGCACGCGCGAGGAGCTGGACTGGCGCGCGAAGGAGCTGTTCGACGCGGTCCTGGCGGGCGACCTGACCGTCCGCATCGGCGGCACGTACCCGCTCGCCGACGCCCAGCGCGCCCACGAAGACCTTCAGGGCCGCCGGACGACCGGCAAGGTGCTGCTCATTCCGTGA
- a CDS encoding RimK family alpha-L-glutamate ligase: protein MSRTAILVGCAELPEGDGDEHAVPAALTELGFDVSWAAWDDSRVDFAAADAVILRATWDYPERRSEFLDWCESVPALYNPAAVVRWNTDKSYLAELLDAAVPVVPTTLVEPGSPATFPKSAYVVKPSVGAGSRGAARFDAGADASSHVAALHADGHTALIQPYQSSVDTEGELALSYFGGIYSHAFAKSAMLGSTMDDSGLYLTEQLAKAEPPADAIALAEDVLDAASALLGILRAELLYARVDLVRGADGKPLLLELELTEPSLGFRQTDPAAAMRFASAVRQQLA, encoded by the coding sequence GTGAGCCGCACCGCGATCCTCGTCGGCTGCGCCGAACTGCCCGAGGGCGACGGCGACGAGCACGCCGTCCCGGCGGCGCTGACCGAGCTGGGCTTCGACGTCTCGTGGGCGGCCTGGGACGACTCCCGCGTCGACTTCGCCGCGGCCGACGCCGTGATCCTGCGCGCCACCTGGGACTACCCGGAGCGCCGCAGCGAGTTCCTCGACTGGTGCGAGTCGGTGCCCGCGCTGTACAACCCGGCGGCCGTGGTGCGCTGGAACACCGACAAGTCGTACCTGGCGGAGCTGCTGGACGCGGCCGTGCCGGTCGTCCCGACCACGCTGGTCGAGCCGGGCTCGCCGGCCACATTCCCCAAGTCGGCGTATGTGGTCAAGCCCTCGGTCGGCGCGGGTTCCCGCGGCGCGGCCCGGTTCGACGCCGGCGCGGACGCGTCTTCCCACGTGGCTGCCCTGCACGCCGACGGCCACACCGCGCTGATCCAGCCGTACCAGTCCAGTGTGGACACCGAGGGCGAGCTGGCCCTGTCGTACTTCGGTGGCATCTACTCCCACGCCTTCGCCAAGAGCGCGATGCTCGGGTCCACAATGGACGACTCCGGGCTGTACCTGACCGAGCAGCTGGCGAAGGCCGAGCCGCCGGCCGACGCGATCGCCCTGGCGGAGGACGTCCTGGACGCGGCTTCGGCGCTGCTGGGCATCCTCCGCGCGGAGCTGCTGTACGCGCGGGTGGACCTGGTCCGCGGCGCGGACGGCAAGCCGTTGCTGCTGGAGCTGGAACTGACGGAGCCGTCACTGGGCTTCCGCCAGACGGACCCGGCCGCGGCGATGCGGTTCGCCTCGGCGGTGCGCCAGCAGCTGGCCTAG